The Edaphobacter sp. 12200R-103 genome contains a region encoding:
- a CDS encoding energy transducer TonB encodes MFEESMVESFAIPAPETRRWTMAASLFFQISVALVLATLPLLYPESLTSHLIAPLVFTPPPPRVPVPIQQSQTSTENSAQSTTTPIIEHLPNPLFSSHRTLSSEDAPVISQRSINMGDAIPSLVTDQPSHSPSVSAAPVQARPKPVRVSQLSPGMLLTPIRPVYPAIARAAGVSGQVVVSAVISNTGTIESLQVSSGPELLRRAALDAIQAARYRPFLLNGQPVEVQTTITVSFRLGE; translated from the coding sequence ATGTTTGAGGAAAGTATGGTCGAATCCTTTGCTATCCCTGCTCCGGAAACCCGGCGATGGACGATGGCAGCGTCCCTGTTCTTCCAGATCTCAGTGGCGCTGGTTCTCGCCACTTTGCCGCTGCTCTACCCGGAAAGTCTCACATCGCATCTGATAGCGCCTCTGGTATTTACGCCTCCACCTCCCAGAGTTCCAGTTCCTATTCAGCAATCACAAACCTCTACAGAGAACTCAGCACAATCGACAACAACCCCGATCATCGAGCATCTCCCGAATCCCTTGTTTTCCAGTCATAGGACGCTGAGCAGCGAAGATGCACCTGTGATTTCGCAGCGCAGCATCAACATGGGCGATGCGATCCCCTCTCTAGTGACGGATCAACCATCGCACAGCCCATCTGTAAGCGCTGCACCGGTTCAAGCACGACCAAAACCGGTTCGAGTCTCTCAACTGTCCCCCGGAATGCTCCTAACCCCGATCCGTCCCGTCTATCCGGCAATTGCGCGGGCCGCCGGTGTTTCCGGACAGGTGGTCGTAAGTGCAGTCATCTCCAATACCGGAACCATCGAAAGCTTGCAGGTCAGCAGCGGCCCCGAGTTACTCAGACGTGCAGCACTGGACGCGATTCAGGCGGCTCGATACAGGCCTTTTCTCCTGAACGGCCAGCCTGTTGAGGTGCAGACGACAATCACAGTCAGCTTCCGGCTCGGGGAATAA
- a CDS encoding UbiD family decarboxylase, with product MAYNDLRDWINELHKAGELRRIAVEVDPVLEMAEIADRAAKMGRGTAKAGGPALLFENVKGYPGARVLMNQFGSEHRMKLALETDSLDAIADRIRILLKPETPAGLIDKLKMLPKLAEVGAFFPKVIPAKDAPCKQVILRGNDVDLNRLPVLKTWPHDGGKFITLPCVITRDPKTGKRNVGMYRMQVYDGKTTGMHWQRQKVAAEHMRERLRGTSPSASAAVDLMALTAGGTTVAESVETIPQVTLGKIRDQRMEVAVAIGTDPATTFSAIVPAPPDVEEYIISGFLRQKPVELVKAETVDLEVPANAEYVLEGYVELGELRTEGPFGDHTGFYTMQDDYPVFHITCITHRRDPVYAATIVGKPPMEDAWMGKAVERIFLPLMQLTLPEIRDVNLPAEGVFHNLMIVSIRKSYAGQARKVMNGIWAMGQAMFTKCIIVVDEDCDVQDLAEVVLRTTNNIDPERDIQFTLGPVDSLDHASRLPNYGSKMGIDATRKWKAEGFERPWPQMLEMDPAVKARVDAIWKRLGIE from the coding sequence TTGGCCTACAACGACCTGCGAGACTGGATCAACGAACTTCATAAGGCTGGCGAGCTAAGGCGCATCGCTGTCGAGGTCGATCCTGTCCTGGAGATGGCCGAGATCGCGGACCGTGCGGCCAAGATGGGCCGCGGCACAGCAAAGGCTGGTGGTCCTGCGCTGCTGTTTGAAAACGTCAAAGGCTATCCGGGCGCCCGCGTTCTAATGAACCAGTTTGGAAGCGAGCACCGCATGAAGCTGGCGCTCGAGACCGACTCGCTGGACGCCATCGCCGATCGTATAAGAATCCTGCTGAAGCCGGAGACCCCTGCGGGCCTGATAGACAAGCTGAAGATGCTGCCCAAGCTGGCAGAGGTAGGCGCGTTCTTCCCGAAGGTGATCCCGGCCAAAGATGCTCCCTGCAAGCAGGTCATCCTGCGCGGAAACGACGTGGATCTCAATCGGCTGCCTGTGCTCAAGACGTGGCCGCACGATGGTGGAAAGTTCATCACGCTCCCTTGCGTGATCACCCGGGATCCGAAGACAGGCAAACGGAACGTCGGGATGTACCGGATGCAGGTCTACGACGGCAAGACGACAGGGATGCATTGGCAGCGGCAGAAGGTAGCTGCGGAGCATATGCGTGAGCGTCTGCGGGGGACGTCTCCGAGTGCCTCCGCGGCGGTGGACCTGATGGCCCTTACCGCTGGCGGTACGACGGTCGCGGAGTCGGTGGAAACCATCCCGCAGGTGACTCTCGGCAAGATTCGGGATCAGCGCATGGAGGTGGCGGTTGCGATCGGAACCGATCCGGCGACGACCTTCAGCGCCATCGTTCCCGCTCCGCCTGACGTGGAAGAGTACATCATCTCGGGCTTTCTGCGCCAGAAGCCCGTGGAACTTGTGAAGGCCGAGACAGTCGATCTGGAGGTGCCGGCGAATGCGGAGTATGTGCTGGAGGGGTATGTCGAGCTTGGAGAACTGAGAACCGAAGGCCCGTTCGGCGACCACACGGGTTTCTACACCATGCAGGACGACTATCCTGTGTTCCACATCACCTGCATTACGCATCGGCGCGATCCGGTGTATGCGGCGACCATCGTCGGCAAGCCTCCCATGGAGGACGCGTGGATGGGCAAGGCCGTGGAGCGGATCTTTCTTCCGCTGATGCAGCTGACACTGCCCGAGATACGGGATGTGAACCTTCCGGCGGAGGGCGTCTTCCACAACCTGATGATTGTCTCGATCCGGAAGTCCTACGCCGGGCAGGCGCGCAAGGTGATGAATGGCATCTGGGCGATGGGACAGGCCATGTTTACCAAATGCATCATCGTGGTGGACGAGGACTGCGATGTGCAGGATCTGGCTGAGGTGGTGCTGCGGACGACCAACAACATCGACCCGGAGCGTGACATCCAGTTCACACTGGGGCCGGTCGACTCGCTGGACCATGCCAGTCGGCTGCCCAACTATGGCAGCAAGATGGGCATTGACGCCACGAGGAAGTGGAAAGCCGAGGGATTCGAACGCCCATGGCCCCAGATGCTGGAGATGGACCCGGCGGTAAAGGCCAGGGTGGACGCAATCTGGAAGCGGCTGGGAATCGAATAG
- a CDS encoding type IV pilin protein, giving the protein MDRTTQKTRKTMKAGRQGLNDQDQHSSRADRFEEGFTLIELLIVMSVMLILMTLAVPQMLKLTKQAHETSAIQSVRTIVQAELQYNSMYPGNGFACSLSQLGGDPKSGAPSAQAAQLIDVGLATGNKAGYTFAITNCNKVTVNNQDMYTSYEVTAVPTSVGKSGDRGFCSDENNRITFDPAGGTNCTQPIQ; this is encoded by the coding sequence ATGGATCGCACTACGCAAAAGACGAGGAAGACGATGAAGGCAGGCCGTCAGGGGTTGAACGACCAAGATCAACACAGCAGCAGGGCAGATAGATTTGAAGAGGGGTTCACCCTTATTGAGCTTTTGATCGTCATGTCGGTCATGCTGATCCTGATGACTCTTGCCGTCCCGCAGATGCTGAAGCTGACAAAGCAGGCGCACGAAACCTCGGCGATTCAATCGGTCCGCACTATCGTCCAAGCTGAGCTACAGTACAACTCCATGTACCCGGGCAACGGATTTGCCTGCTCGCTCTCCCAGCTGGGCGGCGATCCCAAGTCCGGCGCTCCGTCCGCGCAGGCGGCTCAGTTGATCGACGTCGGCCTTGCCACTGGCAACAAGGCCGGATACACCTTCGCTATTACCAACTGCAATAAGGTAACGGTGAATAATCAGGATATGTACACCTCTTATGAGGTGACCGCGGTACCAACATCCGTCGGAAAGTCAGGCGATCGTGGATTCTGTTCCGACGAGAACAATCGCATCACCTTCGATCCAGCAGGCGGCACAAACTGCACGCAGCCAATCCAGTAA
- the lolA gene encoding outer membrane lipoprotein chaperone LolA, whose amino-acid sequence MRKRILLLLLVAFCAPLCARAQDADVLLRRIDDHYNRLKSLRARYTEHYAGMGIDRTESGTLLLKKPGRMRWSYDEPEGKLFVLDGKFAWFYSPGDAQAQRTPASKLDDLRSPLRFLLGHTQLKKELVNVSVTEDSHGIHVAGVPQGMEQRIRRLTLDVTASGQIQHMKLEELDGAITEFSFTQVQENVPTREADFVFSPPAGVSVVDALPPV is encoded by the coding sequence ATGCGTAAGCGGATTCTCCTACTGCTTCTCGTCGCATTCTGCGCGCCGCTCTGTGCCCGTGCGCAGGACGCAGATGTTTTGCTGCGCCGCATCGACGACCATTACAACCGGCTCAAATCGCTTCGAGCCCGATACACCGAGCACTATGCCGGAATGGGCATCGACCGGACCGAGTCCGGAACGCTTCTGCTGAAAAAGCCCGGACGCATGCGCTGGAGCTACGACGAGCCGGAAGGAAAGCTGTTTGTCCTCGATGGCAAGTTCGCCTGGTTTTACTCTCCTGGCGACGCTCAGGCGCAGCGCACCCCGGCAAGCAAGCTCGACGACCTCCGCAGTCCACTGCGCTTTCTTCTGGGGCATACCCAGCTCAAAAAGGAGCTGGTCAACGTCAGCGTCACCGAAGACAGCCACGGCATCCATGTCGCCGGCGTTCCACAGGGAATGGAACAGCGTATCCGGCGACTGACGCTCGACGTCACCGCCTCCGGGCAGATTCAGCATATGAAGCTCGAAGAACTGGATGGCGCGATCACTGAGTTTAGTTTCACTCAGGTGCAGGAGAACGTGCCCACACGAGAGGCGGATTTTGTCTTCTCACCTCCTGCGGGAGTGTCGGTCGTCGATGCGCTCCCTCCTGTATAA
- a CDS encoding HAD family phosphatase — protein sequence MPTSTIPVFSTEEFFSAVYSLDPQIAVFDCDGTLWSGDAGSSFMKWSIETGLVSREAADWIDARYRAYHRNEVSEIAICGEMVQLYQGLREDELRRAAHDFFSSQIEKNIFPEMLKLIEELRSRGADIWAVSSTNDWVIEEGVQRFGIPANRVLSARVEIRNGIVSDRLLDVPTDEGKVASLERVGITAPDAVFGNSIHDAAMLGIARRAFPVNPTAGLMEQSHRTGWHVYYPASVASTQA from the coding sequence ATGCCTACCTCGACCATTCCTGTTTTTTCCACGGAAGAGTTTTTCTCCGCTGTTTATTCCCTGGATCCCCAAATTGCGGTCTTTGACTGCGACGGCACCCTCTGGTCCGGAGACGCCGGATCTTCGTTTATGAAGTGGTCCATCGAGACCGGACTGGTTTCGCGGGAAGCCGCCGACTGGATCGACGCCCGCTATCGCGCCTATCACCGCAACGAAGTGTCAGAGATTGCCATCTGCGGGGAGATGGTTCAGCTCTACCAGGGGCTCCGCGAGGACGAGCTGCGGCGTGCCGCGCACGATTTTTTTTCCAGCCAGATTGAAAAGAATATCTTTCCCGAGATGCTGAAGCTGATCGAGGAGTTGCGCTCGCGCGGCGCCGATATCTGGGCAGTGAGCTCCACCAACGACTGGGTGATCGAAGAAGGCGTCCAGCGATTTGGCATACCTGCTAACCGTGTTCTCTCGGCGCGAGTCGAGATAAGGAACGGGATCGTCTCAGATCGACTTCTGGATGTACCCACCGACGAGGGCAAAGTGGCTTCCCTGGAACGAGTAGGGATCACTGCCCCGGATGCGGTCTTTGGGAATTCCATCCATGATGCGGCCATGCTGGGAATCGCGCGCCGCGCATTCCCGGTTAATCCCACTGCTGGTCTTATGGAGCAGAGCCACCGGACAGGATGGCATGTTTACTACCCCGCCTCCGTTGCATCAACTCAGGCATAA
- the rlmN gene encoding 23S rRNA (adenine(2503)-C(2))-methyltransferase RlmN, translating into MSNIIKDVDSKASEALFGALPDELKILMEGMGQKPYRAAQLANALYSQRVTDLDQVTVFPTALRGQLKEAGYRVGLPEIVQAARSVDGTERYLMRLSDGETVETVWMPDGDGGERGDGSEASLEEEEIEGLEGNVSEFSPEPGRKRDTRNMGALAWSGYRRATICISSQVGCAVNCQFCLTAKLGIKRNLTAGEIAGQVVAVLNRHGIKIGKDRINLVFMGMGEPFLNYESFIRSVTILSKHIGIPESRMTVSTSGIEPAIRRFAQEPIRPKLALSLNASNDRVREEVMPITRKWKIAELLEAVKTIPLSKREWVTFEYVLLGGVNDQPEHAREVLELLKGLRAKVNLIVWNPGPGIAYTQPQPEDVAVFQKMLIESGMPAYIRRPRGRDIYAACGQLKRTVESPEAALLVGIVPAASPSM; encoded by the coding sequence ATGTCTAACATAATAAAGGATGTTGATTCGAAAGCCTCGGAAGCGCTCTTTGGAGCCCTTCCCGACGAGCTAAAGATATTGATGGAAGGCATGGGGCAGAAGCCCTACAGGGCTGCTCAGCTGGCGAATGCCCTTTATTCGCAGAGAGTTACGGACCTGGACCAGGTAACCGTCTTCCCGACAGCACTTCGCGGGCAACTCAAGGAGGCAGGATATCGCGTCGGCTTGCCCGAGATCGTGCAGGCCGCTCGGTCTGTCGATGGCACGGAGCGCTATCTGATGCGTCTCTCTGACGGGGAGACGGTTGAGACCGTCTGGATGCCCGACGGAGATGGCGGCGAACGTGGGGATGGAAGCGAAGCTTCCCTGGAGGAAGAGGAGATCGAAGGCCTGGAGGGGAACGTCTCCGAATTCTCTCCCGAGCCGGGGCGTAAGCGGGACACGAGAAACATGGGAGCGCTTGCCTGGAGCGGTTACCGGCGCGCGACGATCTGCATCTCCAGCCAGGTTGGCTGTGCCGTCAACTGCCAGTTCTGCCTGACGGCCAAGCTTGGTATCAAGCGCAACCTCACGGCAGGGGAGATCGCTGGCCAGGTGGTAGCGGTTCTGAATCGGCACGGCATCAAGATCGGAAAAGACAGGATCAACCTGGTCTTTATGGGAATGGGAGAGCCGTTCCTTAACTATGAGTCTTTCATCCGCAGCGTCACGATTCTGTCGAAGCATATTGGGATTCCGGAGTCGCGCATGACCGTCTCCACCAGTGGAATCGAGCCAGCAATTCGGAGATTTGCCCAGGAGCCTATCCGGCCCAAGCTGGCGCTTAGCCTGAATGCCTCAAACGATCGGGTTCGTGAAGAAGTCATGCCAATTACGCGCAAGTGGAAGATTGCCGAGCTTCTGGAGGCGGTCAAGACCATTCCTCTCAGCAAGCGGGAGTGGGTGACCTTCGAGTATGTGCTGCTGGGAGGTGTCAACGACCAGCCGGAGCACGCACGCGAGGTGCTGGAGCTTTTGAAGGGGCTTCGGGCCAAGGTCAACCTGATTGTCTGGAACCCCGGGCCGGGAATTGCGTACACGCAACCTCAGCCAGAAGATGTAGCGGTATTTCAGAAGATGCTGATCGAGAGTGGTATGCCAGCTTATATCCGGCGCCCGAGAGGCCGCGATATCTACGCCGCCTGCGGTCAGCTTAAGCGGACGGTGGAATCGCCTGAAGCCGCTCTGTTAGTCGGTATTGTGCCTGCCGCCAGTCCTTCCATGTAA
- a CDS encoding acyltransferase family protein yields MADHSTTLADPTIAASTRTFKAPSSRVLSVDVLRGITIAFMILVNDAGDGHHVYTQLEHSAWNGWTLTDLVFPTFLFIVGISIILSTHSRLQRGANKRDLAIHTVRRAVTIFVVAMLINLVPLFQFSHLRIYGVLSRIALCYLIAGLICLKTQKAKTLLGITAALLVSYWLLMRFVPVPGFGVPTRDIPLLDPDRNLAAWLDRGIMGFFQRTLHTGRLYEVTRDPEGLLSTIPAVGTTLLGAVSALWLRRAGGKSPSITPGKCTLGLFLAGLAGIASGYIWNIWFPINKKLWTSSYVLFAAGCALVGLAACYWLIDIRKFNETRVGKWLTWPWLVFGSNAIVAYVMAAIVEKTIALIHLSGITADGRPLTAGRWIYWHIFASHGSTNNTSVAFAIVFVLVCFIPNWILWQKKILVKL; encoded by the coding sequence ATGGCAGACCACTCAACAACGCTCGCCGATCCTACGATCGCGGCATCCACCCGCACCTTTAAGGCACCGTCTTCACGTGTACTTTCCGTGGACGTCCTTCGTGGGATCACCATCGCATTCATGATCCTGGTAAATGATGCCGGAGACGGCCATCACGTCTATACGCAGCTGGAGCATTCTGCGTGGAATGGATGGACGCTGACCGACCTGGTCTTCCCGACATTTTTGTTCATCGTCGGTATCTCGATCATTCTTTCTACACACTCGAGATTGCAGCGCGGCGCCAACAAGCGCGACCTTGCGATCCATACAGTGCGGCGTGCGGTGACGATCTTTGTGGTTGCGATGCTGATCAACCTGGTCCCCCTCTTTCAGTTCAGCCATCTGCGCATCTATGGTGTGCTGTCGCGTATCGCTCTGTGTTATCTGATCGCCGGCCTGATCTGTCTCAAGACGCAAAAGGCCAAGACGCTCCTCGGAATTACGGCAGCGCTGCTAGTCAGCTACTGGTTGCTGATGCGTTTCGTTCCAGTACCGGGCTTTGGAGTTCCTACGCGTGATATTCCTCTGCTGGACCCGGATCGTAACCTGGCTGCGTGGCTAGACCGCGGCATCATGGGCTTCTTTCAGAGAACGCTGCACACAGGAAGACTGTATGAGGTGACCCGCGATCCGGAGGGTCTGTTGAGCACAATCCCAGCGGTCGGGACGACCCTGCTGGGAGCAGTCTCCGCTCTCTGGCTGCGGCGCGCAGGTGGGAAGTCGCCTTCGATTACGCCGGGCAAATGTACCCTCGGGCTGTTTCTCGCAGGCCTGGCCGGTATTGCTTCGGGTTACATCTGGAACATCTGGTTTCCGATCAACAAGAAGCTGTGGACGAGCTCCTACGTTCTCTTCGCTGCCGGGTGCGCCCTGGTAGGCCTGGCCGCATGCTACTGGCTGATCGATATCAGGAAATTCAACGAGACCAGGGTAGGAAAGTGGCTGACGTGGCCGTGGCTGGTCTTTGGCTCAAATGCAATTGTTGCCTACGTTATGGCTGCAATTGTGGAGAAGACGATCGCCCTGATCCATTTGTCTGGCATTACTGCTGACGGCCGGCCACTCACCGCGGGGCGCTGGATCTATTGGCATATCTTTGCTTCTCATGGATCAACAAATAACACTTCAGTGGCGTTCGCCATTGTGTTCGTTCTGGTCTGTTTCATTCCCAACTGGATCCTATGGCAGAAGAAGATCCTCGTAAAACTCTGA
- a CDS encoding (deoxy)nucleoside triphosphate pyrophosphohydrolase: MKEPIRKLRDQQNAAAATKPVRLVVAALIVREAEPGLEVLVCQRKPDQPMSLKWEFPGGKIEMGETAEAALARELDEELGIKATIGRRVARVRHKYRNGGTIDLQFFLVREFAGPIENRIFNDMRWSALERLPEFDFLAADLGLIRDLSEGKLI, encoded by the coding sequence GTGAAAGAGCCTATTCGCAAACTGAGGGACCAGCAAAACGCTGCTGCTGCGACGAAGCCTGTCAGGCTGGTGGTGGCTGCGCTGATTGTCCGTGAAGCCGAACCGGGCCTGGAAGTGCTCGTCTGTCAACGCAAGCCCGACCAGCCGATGAGCCTCAAGTGGGAGTTTCCCGGAGGCAAGATCGAGATGGGTGAGACGGCCGAGGCCGCGCTGGCCCGTGAACTGGACGAAGAGCTGGGAATCAAGGCGACCATCGGGAGGCGCGTCGCCCGCGTTCGCCATAAATACCGCAATGGTGGAACCATCGACCTTCAATTCTTCCTCGTCCGGGAGTTTGCCGGGCCCATTGAGAACCGTATCTTCAACGATATGCGCTGGTCTGCGCTGGAACGATTGCCGGAGTTCGACTTTCTGGCCGCCGATCTTGGCCTGATCCGCGACCTTTCTGAGGGAAAGCTGATCTAG
- a CDS encoding Nramp family divalent metal transporter, translated as MTLWRRWRSRLLLLFAVLGPGFITANVDNDSGGILTYSQAGAQYGYKLLWTIIPITLALIVVQEMCARMGVVTGKGLSDLIREEFGLRITFFMMILLVIVNFGNVMAEFSGIAGSMQLFHVSKYISVPLCAFIVWALVVKGDYKSVEKVFLLASTVYIAYIFAGVLSSPNWHEAIVQTVRVPGRSVWSDRNYVYMTVGIIGTTITPWMQFYLQSSIVEKGIDVRQYKHSRLDVIVGSIFTDVVAWFIIVACAATLYTHGMRNIAEASDAADAMKPLAGQYAFILFAAGLFNASLFAACILPLSTAYTVCEGLGFESGLDKSFKDAKFFYWFYTLLLAMGAAVVLIPNFPLINVIIGSQVLNGILLPVVLIFMLRLVNRPELMGTYTNSRWFNLVAWLTTVIVICLSVVLMWNGLHGAH; from the coding sequence ATGACACTGTGGCGTAGATGGAGAAGCCGGTTGCTGTTGCTGTTTGCCGTTCTCGGCCCGGGCTTCATCACCGCCAATGTGGATAACGATTCCGGCGGGATCCTTACCTATTCGCAGGCTGGTGCGCAGTACGGTTATAAGCTGCTCTGGACCATCATTCCGATCACCCTGGCGCTGATCGTCGTGCAGGAGATGTGCGCCCGGATGGGCGTCGTGACGGGCAAGGGACTGAGCGACCTGATTCGCGAGGAGTTTGGTCTCCGCATCACCTTCTTCATGATGATTCTGCTGGTCATTGTGAACTTCGGCAATGTGATGGCTGAGTTTTCGGGCATCGCCGGCAGTATGCAGCTGTTCCACGTCAGCAAATACATCAGCGTGCCTCTTTGTGCGTTCATCGTCTGGGCGCTGGTCGTAAAAGGAGACTACAAGAGCGTCGAAAAGGTCTTTCTGCTGGCCAGCACGGTGTATATCGCTTATATCTTCGCCGGTGTGCTGAGCAGTCCCAACTGGCACGAGGCGATCGTGCAGACAGTCCGCGTTCCGGGCCGCAGCGTCTGGAGCGACCGAAACTACGTTTACATGACCGTCGGAATCATCGGCACGACCATTACGCCGTGGATGCAGTTCTACCTGCAGTCCTCGATCGTGGAGAAGGGAATTGACGTCCGGCAATACAAGCATTCGCGGCTGGATGTGATCGTCGGGTCGATCTTCACGGACGTCGTGGCGTGGTTCATCATCGTGGCCTGTGCGGCTACGCTCTACACGCACGGTATGCGGAACATCGCAGAGGCGTCGGACGCAGCTGATGCGATGAAGCCGCTTGCAGGCCAGTACGCCTTCATCCTGTTCGCCGCGGGACTGTTCAACGCCTCCTTGTTCGCAGCGTGCATTCTTCCGCTGTCGACGGCGTATACGGTCTGTGAGGGACTCGGCTTCGAGAGCGGCCTGGACAAGAGCTTCAAAGATGCGAAGTTCTTCTACTGGTTCTATACGCTTCTGCTGGCGATGGGCGCGGCGGTGGTGCTGATCCCTAACTTCCCCCTAATCAACGTCATCATCGGCTCCCAGGTGCTCAACGGCATCCTGCTGCCGGTGGTGCTGATCTTCATGCTTCGTCTGGTGAACCGGCCTGAACTAATGGGCACCTACACCAACTCGCGGTGGTTCAACCTGGTAGCGTGGCTGACTACTGTCATCGTTATCTGTCTGTCAGTTGTGCTGATGTGGAATGGTCTGCACGGTGCGCACTAG
- a CDS encoding pitrilysin family protein: MAASTLIEDIRLTRRVPRSIRKTVLPNGLIVLTESMPHLRSISMGAWIASGSRDEASEINGLSHFLEHMVFKGTTTRSARQIAREVDTIGGNLDAFTGKETICFNIKVLDEHTSQALDVLSDLVLHPTFTPEDLDREKGVILEEIKIDEDNPDYLVNELFTQNFWRGDALGRPILGTRKTVSSFDQATLFNFYRDRFAPRNIIFSAAGNLEHESFVAEVARRFGELAPGSSQPIPRREAPVSTPHITLKRKKALEQVQLCLGVPAPAISHPDRYGIYLLNSILGGGMSSRLFQTIREDQGLAYSIFSEISPFRDTGSLCIYAGVAVDNTRQTMELTMRELRRLKQEAVSAGELGRAKDQLKSNMVMGLESGSSRMANLARQQMYFGRFFGVEEITSEIEAVTPEDIQRLARDLFRPEAMAVALLGNLGEMKVDRSDIDC; the protein is encoded by the coding sequence ATGGCAGCGTCGACTCTGATTGAAGATATCCGCCTTACCCGTCGTGTACCCAGAAGCATCCGCAAGACCGTTCTTCCTAATGGCCTGATCGTGCTGACGGAGAGCATGCCTCATCTCCGCAGTATCTCGATGGGCGCATGGATCGCCTCGGGTTCGCGCGACGAGGCTTCCGAGATCAACGGTCTCTCGCACTTTCTGGAGCACATGGTCTTCAAGGGGACGACTACGCGTTCAGCGCGCCAGATTGCCCGCGAGGTCGACACCATCGGCGGAAATCTGGATGCATTTACCGGGAAAGAGACCATCTGTTTCAACATCAAGGTCCTCGACGAGCACACCTCGCAGGCCCTCGACGTTCTTTCCGACCTGGTGCTCCACCCCACCTTCACCCCCGAGGATCTGGACCGAGAAAAGGGCGTCATCCTCGAGGAGATCAAGATCGACGAGGACAACCCCGACTACCTGGTGAACGAACTCTTTACCCAAAACTTCTGGAGGGGCGACGCGCTGGGAAGGCCGATCCTCGGGACCAGGAAGACCGTATCGAGCTTCGATCAAGCCACTCTCTTTAACTTCTATCGTGATCGCTTTGCACCGCGGAACATCATCTTTTCGGCTGCGGGCAACCTGGAGCACGAGAGCTTTGTTGCAGAGGTGGCACGGCGCTTTGGAGAACTGGCCCCCGGTTCGAGCCAGCCTATTCCCCGGCGGGAGGCTCCTGTTTCGACCCCGCACATTACGCTCAAGCGCAAGAAGGCACTCGAACAGGTCCAGCTCTGCCTGGGAGTTCCCGCTCCCGCCATCAGCCACCCTGACCGGTACGGTATCTATCTGCTGAACAGCATTCTGGGCGGAGGTATGAGCTCCCGACTCTTCCAGACCATTCGCGAGGATCAGGGACTGGCTTACTCGATCTTCTCGGAGATCTCTCCCTTCCGCGACACAGGATCGCTCTGCATCTATGCCGGCGTTGCAGTAGACAATACACGGCAGACGATGGAGCTTACCATGCGCGAGCTGCGGCGTCTGAAGCAAGAGGCTGTCAGTGCCGGTGAGCTAGGCCGCGCCAAGGACCAGCTGAAGAGCAATATGGTAATGGGCCTGGAAAGCGGCTCCAGCAGGATGGCCAATCTCGCCAGGCAGCAGATGTACTTCGGCCGCTTCTTTGGTGTTGAGGAGATCACCTCGGAGATCGAAGCTGTAACTCCGGAAGATATTCAACGGCTGGCGCGCGACCTTTTCCGGCCTGAAGCCATGGCCGTCGCCCTGCTGGGAAATCTTGGCGAGATGAAGGTTGACCGCTCGGACATCGATTGCTGA